The Christiangramia forsetii KT0803 DNA segment ACCTGGAATACTGGTACAACGATGGCAGACGTTAATGGAGATGGCTTATTGGATATATATGTTTCTGCCGTTGTGGGAATAAATGGTTTTGTTGGTCATAATGAACTTTATATTAACAACGGAGATCTTACATTTACCGAGAGTGCAGAGAAATTTGGACTCGATCTAGAAAATTATTCTTCACAAGCTGCTTTTTTCGACATTGAAAATGATGGAGATCTTGATGCTTATATATTGAATCATGCGGTGCATACGAATGAATCTTACGGTCCTGCTGAAATTCGGAATAAAAGAGTATATGAAAGTGGTGATAAATTATTTCTGAATGAAAATGGAAAGTTTCGGGATATAAGTGAAGAAGCCGGTATTTATGGAGGTGCTAACAGTTATGGACTTGGTTTAAGTACTGCCGATTTCAATAATGATGGTTTTACAGATATTTATATTGGAAATGATTTTCATGAAGATGATTATTATTATTTAAACAATGGTGATGGAACTTTTACCGAAGCATTAAAATCTAATTTTGGACATGTTTCTCGATTCTCTATGGGAAATGATGCCGCAGATATTAATAATGATGGTTTTGTAGATCTTATTACGCTGGATATGTTGCCAGAAAATGAGCAGGTCTTAAAATCTTCTGCCGGCGACGATAATGTAAATTTACACAACCTTAGAACCCAGAAATTAGGATATCATCCCCAATACACACGCAATATGCTGCAGATGAATATAGCAGGTGAGTTTTTCTCGGAAACGGCTCTTATGAGTGGAATTGCAGCTACAGACTGGAGTTGGGGTGCTCTTTTTGCTGATTTGGATCAGGATGGTCAACAGGATCTTTTTATAAGCAATGGAATTCCAAAACGTCCTAATGATCTGGACTACATAAAATTTACTTCCAATGAACAAATAAGGAAAAAGCTAGATCAAAGCACGTTAGTAGATAATCAGGCTCTGGATAAAATGCCTTCTGGAGCAGTTACCAATTATGTATTCAAAGGTGAAAGCGAAGGCATGTTTAAGGATATGTCTGGTGTTTGGATTGAGAATGATTCTATCATTTCAACTGGTGTGGCTTATGGAGATTTGGATAATGACGGAGATTTAGATATAGTAACCAACAATATAAATAACCCGGTGAGTATTTATGTTAATCATCACAATTCCGGGAACTTTCTAAAACTTAATTTTAAGTATAAAAAGGGAAACAACTTCGGAATTGGAACCAAGGCTATTTTATACACCAGTGAAGGAAAACAATTCAGGCAACTCTACACTACAAAATCCTGGCAATCGTCTTCTGAGTCAATTATTCATTTTGGGTTTCCCACACAAGCTAAGATTGACTCACTAAGTATTATTTGGCCAGATCAGAGGATTCAGACTTTAAAATCTGTTAAACCAAATTCATCTATTGTTTTGGAACCTAAGAACACAGATAGAATTCTTGATGTCAAGAACTTATTTTACTCCAGAGATAAAACCTGGTTTTCTCCGGCTAAAAATGATTTTGGTTTAACTTTTATACATAAAGAAAACCCTTTCAATGATTTTGATGTTCAAAAACTTATTCCGCATAAAATGTCAGATTTGGGACCAGCAATAGAAGTCGCAGACCTTAATAAGGATAATTTACAGGATGTTATTTTTGGAGGTTCAAGATTCAGTCCGGCAAAAGTTTATTTTCAAGGTAAGGATGGTTTTAATGCTGAGAATATGGTTAAAACGTTCCGGGATTCTTTAATGGAAGATACAGATATACTTGCAAAAGATTTGAATTTAGATGGAGCAGTAGATCTGCTCTTTACTTCAGGTGGTGGCGAATCTATTGGCAGTGATCATAATCTTATGGATAGATTATATCTTGGAAAGAATAATAAGGAATTCAAAAGGGATTCTATTTTCCCGAAAATGTTTAGTAACTCATCGGTGATACGTTCAGCAGATTTTGATAATGATGGTGATGAAGATATTTTTATAGGAGCAAATGCTGTGAATTACAATTATGGTGCGATTCCAGAGTCTTTTCTGTTGATCAATGAGGAAGGTAAATTTTTGATATCAGATCAACAGAAGATATTTGAGAACCTGGGAATGGTGAATGATGCTCTTTGGATAGATTTTGATAATGATGATGACTTAGACCTCATAGTAGTTGGAGAATGGATGTCACCAAAATTTCTGGAGAATGAAAACAGCAGATTTACAGATATTTCAGATCAAAAGATGAGTGAAGAACTCAATGGTTTATGGCAAAAAATCCTGCCAAGTGATATTGATGGTGATGGGGATATGGATTATCTTTTGGGAAATTGGGGACTCAACTCTAAATTAAAGGCTTCAGTAAATTTTCCTCTCTTAATGTATTATAAGGATTTTGATGATAATGGTCTCACGGAGACTTTGATCGCTACTGAAAAAAATGGAAATTATTATTTTCTTTATGGATTGGATGAGCTTTCAGCACAGCTAAATCAGTTAATTAGAAAGAGGTTTACTACTTATAAAGATTTTGCGGGAAAAACCGTTAATGAAATTTTCGAACATAAAGAATTGGAAAATGCCGAAGTACTTAAGGTGCATACTTTATCCTCTGGATATCTTGA contains these protein-coding regions:
- a CDS encoding VCBS repeat-containing protein, producing the protein MKNQRFLKLVIYKLFLIQLLVTCLYGCVKKEEKFFSNPKAQLSGIDFNNQLTPNRDQNILDYLYFYNGGGVSIGDINNDGLPDIYFTGNQVKNKLYLNKGNLKFKDITDKAGVEGNSTWNTGTTMADVNGDGLLDIYVSAVVGINGFVGHNELYINNGDLTFTESAEKFGLDLENYSSQAAFFDIENDGDLDAYILNHAVHTNESYGPAEIRNKRVYESGDKLFLNENGKFRDISEEAGIYGGANSYGLGLSTADFNNDGFTDIYIGNDFHEDDYYYLNNGDGTFTEALKSNFGHVSRFSMGNDAADINNDGFVDLITLDMLPENEQVLKSSAGDDNVNLHNLRTQKLGYHPQYTRNMLQMNIAGEFFSETALMSGIAATDWSWGALFADLDQDGQQDLFISNGIPKRPNDLDYIKFTSNEQIRKKLDQSTLVDNQALDKMPSGAVTNYVFKGESEGMFKDMSGVWIENDSIISTGVAYGDLDNDGDLDIVTNNINNPVSIYVNHHNSGNFLKLNFKYKKGNNFGIGTKAILYTSEGKQFRQLYTTKSWQSSSESIIHFGFPTQAKIDSLSIIWPDQRIQTLKSVKPNSSIVLEPKNTDRILDVKNLFYSRDKTWFSPAKNDFGLTFIHKENPFNDFDVQKLIPHKMSDLGPAIEVADLNKDNLQDVIFGGSRFSPAKVYFQGKDGFNAENMVKTFRDSLMEDTDILAKDLNLDGAVDLLFTSGGGESIGSDHNLMDRLYLGKNNKEFKRDSIFPKMFSNSSVIRSADFDNDGDEDIFIGANAVNYNYGAIPESFLLINEEGKFLISDQQKIFENLGMVNDALWIDFDNDDDLDLIVVGEWMSPKFLENENSRFTDISDQKMSEELNGLWQKILPSDIDGDGDMDYLLGNWGLNSKLKASVNFPLLMYYKDFDDNGLTETLIATEKNGNYYFLYGLDELSAQLNQLIRKRFTTYKDFAGKTVNEIFEHKELENAEVLKVHTLSSGYLENNNGSYKFRTFENLLQTAPIRAMLSYDFNKDGKNEILIGGNYFGVTPYHGTFDGMGGAVIINPDNILNSYEIGLNLTQKAVKDFSIINIAGNPYLLVTINNGKAELYNINF